The Metabacillus sediminilitoris genome window below encodes:
- a CDS encoding cysteine hydrolase family protein, with protein sequence MVKALINIDYTNDFVADQGALTCGKPGQEIEGAIVRVTNDFITNGDFVVFAIDMHENDDTFHPESTLYPPHNIKSTEGRNLFGKLANTYEKNKEKENVFWMDKTRYSAFAGTNLEIKLRERGITEVHLVGVCTDICVLHTAVDAYNKGFSIVIHENAVASFKEQGHLWAITHFKACLNAKVV encoded by the coding sequence ATGGTAAAAGCATTAATTAATATTGATTACACAAATGATTTTGTCGCTGATCAAGGTGCATTAACGTGTGGTAAACCCGGACAGGAAATTGAAGGGGCAATTGTCCGAGTAACAAATGATTTTATTACAAACGGGGATTTTGTTGTATTTGCAATCGATATGCATGAAAACGATGATACATTTCACCCAGAATCCACATTATACCCTCCCCACAATATAAAAAGCACTGAAGGTAGAAATCTATTTGGAAAACTTGCTAATACTTATGAAAAAAATAAAGAAAAAGAGAATGTGTTTTGGATGGATAAAACTCGCTATAGTGCGTTTGCGGGAACAAATCTTGAAATAAAACTAAGAGAACGTGGAATTACTGAAGTCCACCTTGTTGGTGTTTGTACTGATATTTGTGTCCTTCATACAGCTGTTGATGCATATAACAAAGGTTTTTCAATTGTTATACATGAAAATGCAGTTGCAAGCTTTAAAGAGCAAGGTCATCTTTGGGCAATAACTCATTTTAAAGCATGTTTAAATGCAAAAGTCGTATAA
- a CDS encoding nicotinate phosphoribosyltransferase codes for MKNTYSDDSLALHTDLYQINMTESYWEDDIHNRKAVFEVYFRKLPFGNGYAVFAGLERIIQYLNNFHFSETDLAYLSDELGYDEDFLSYLKTLRFTGNVYSVLEGEMIFGNEPIVRIEAPLAEAQLIETAILNIVNYQTLIATKAARIKQVAGNDTVMEFGTRRAQEMDAAIWGTRAAFIGGFQATSNVRAGKLFGIPVSGTHAHSFIQAYKDEYIAFHKYARRHKDCVFLVDTYDTLKSGVPNAIRVAKELGDKINFIGIRLDSGDLAYLSKKARVMLDEAGFQDTKIVASNDLDENTIINLKSQDAKIDIWGIGTKLITAYDQPALGAVYKLVSIENEDGQMIDTIKISANPEKVSTPGLKKVYRIINRLNNKSEGDYITLSDENPEREQRIKMFHPVHTFVSKFVTNFYAKELHHKIFENGKLVYDTPSLLEMQNYTLENLQLLWDEYKRSLHPEDYPVDLSQACWDNKMKNINEVQQKVSEMISRNTK; via the coding sequence ATGAAAAACACTTATAGTGATGATAGTTTAGCGCTTCACACTGATCTTTATCAAATCAATATGACTGAATCATATTGGGAAGATGATATCCACAACCGTAAAGCGGTATTTGAAGTATATTTTCGAAAGCTTCCGTTTGGAAATGGATATGCTGTTTTCGCCGGACTTGAGAGAATTATTCAATATCTTAATAATTTTCATTTTAGTGAAACGGACCTCGCCTATTTAAGTGATGAATTAGGCTATGATGAAGATTTTTTATCTTACTTGAAAACCCTTCGCTTTACTGGAAATGTTTATTCTGTCTTAGAAGGCGAAATGATTTTTGGAAATGAACCAATCGTTCGTATTGAAGCACCACTAGCAGAAGCACAACTAATTGAAACTGCAATATTAAATATTGTCAATTATCAAACCTTAATAGCTACGAAAGCGGCAAGAATTAAACAAGTTGCCGGCAACGATACTGTGATGGAATTTGGAACTCGTCGAGCACAAGAAATGGATGCTGCTATCTGGGGTACTAGGGCTGCATTTATAGGTGGTTTTCAAGCGACATCAAATGTAAGAGCAGGAAAATTGTTCGGTATCCCTGTTTCTGGCACACACGCTCATTCTTTTATCCAAGCTTATAAAGATGAATATATTGCTTTCCATAAGTATGCTCGTCGTCATAAGGATTGTGTTTTTCTAGTCGACACTTATGACACATTAAAATCAGGTGTTCCAAATGCAATCAGAGTTGCCAAGGAATTAGGAGACAAAATAAACTTTATCGGTATTCGTCTTGATAGCGGAGATTTAGCCTACCTCTCAAAAAAGGCAAGAGTTATGTTAGATGAAGCTGGTTTCCAAGATACAAAAATTGTTGCATCAAATGATTTAGATGAGAATACAATAATCAATTTAAAATCACAAGATGCAAAAATAGATATTTGGGGGATCGGAACAAAATTAATTACAGCATATGATCAGCCAGCTCTAGGTGCTGTTTATAAACTCGTTTCAATCGAGAATGAAGATGGACAAATGATTGATACAATTAAAATAAGCGCAAATCCAGAAAAGGTATCGACACCCGGCCTGAAAAAAGTTTATCGAATTATTAATAGGTTAAATAATAAATCTGAAGGTGACTATATTACTCTCTCCGATGAAAACCCAGAAAGAGAACAAAGAATAAAGATGTTTCACCCTGTCCATACTTTCGTCAGTAAATTTGTTACAAATTTTTATGCAAAAGAGCTACATCACAAAATATTTGAAAATGGGAAACTCGTATACGATACCCCCTCTTTATTGGAAATGCAAAATTATACACTGGAAAATTTACAATTACTCTGGGATGAATATAAGCGCTCCCTTCACCCTGAAGATTATCCAGTAGATTTAAGTCAAGCATGCTGGGATAACAAAATGAAAAATATTAATGAGGTTCAACAAAAGGTTTCAGAGATGATCTCAAGAAATACAAAATGA
- a CDS encoding acyl-CoA thioesterase, with product MNERTAKTCKESLVIKTSRVFPLDTNHHNTLFGGKLMSYIDDVASISAAKHSRFDVVTASTDSVDFLRPIRQTDSVSVTSYVSYVGRSSMEVFVKVIAEDLKSGDRKLAATSFLTFVALNEQGKPVQVPKVIPESDEEIMLYNTAPQRTKVRQERREHSEAFAAVVTL from the coding sequence ATGAATGAAAGAACAGCTAAAACATGTAAAGAATCACTTGTCATTAAGACTAGCCGAGTATTCCCGTTGGATACAAATCATCACAATACCCTATTTGGGGGAAAACTTATGAGTTATATAGATGATGTGGCATCCATTTCAGCAGCAAAACACTCACGCTTTGATGTTGTCACAGCTTCAACAGATTCTGTTGATTTTTTAAGGCCTATTCGGCAAACCGATTCCGTCAGTGTTACATCATATGTTTCATATGTTGGCCGTTCGTCAATGGAGGTTTTTGTCAAGGTTATTGCGGAGGATTTAAAATCAGGTGATCGCAAGCTTGCAGCAACTTCGTTTTTAACGTTTGTAGCATTAAATGAACAAGGGAAACCCGTGCAAGTTCCAAAAGTCATCCCGGAATCTGATGAAGAAATCATGCTGTATAATACGGCACCGCAGAGAACTAAAGTCCGCCAGGAACGTCGCGAACACAGTGAAGCATTTGCTGCTGTAGTAACATTATGA
- the glnA gene encoding type I glutamate--ammonia ligase: MAEAVISNAKNDTEVLAQIKEIINVKNVELIHLQFVDIEGILKSITVTVEQFDDVVQGKQMFDGSSVKGFSPINQSDLYLIPDYSTFAVLPWTVEEGYSEARFLCSAANPDGTPFEGDTRNVLKKTVERAADKGYTISVGPELEFFLFKTDENGNPTIELSDNGGYFEPSPKDLGERVRLEIYRALKAMGFTIEASHHEVAEGQHEINFKYADALGAADLATTYKWVVKTIAQKFGLHASFMPKPVFGINGSGMHVNMSFFKDGENAFYDPTDELQLSEEAYKFIAGLVENVKSFAAITNPLVNSYKRLVPGYEAPCYIAWSASNRSALIRIPAKKGMATRVELRCPDPSANPYLTFAVIAAAGLDGIEKDLQVTASINEDIFHMTEERRAELGIENLPGSLEDAVKELVNGEIGLKTLGQHVFGEYVAAKKSEWDSYRTAVHTWELTNYQAKF; encoded by the coding sequence ATGGCAGAAGCGGTTATTTCAAATGCAAAAAACGATACAGAAGTACTAGCACAAATTAAAGAAATTATAAATGTTAAAAATGTTGAATTAATTCATCTTCAATTTGTAGACATAGAGGGTATTTTAAAAAGTATTACAGTGACTGTTGAGCAATTCGATGATGTTGTTCAAGGTAAACAAATGTTTGACGGATCATCTGTTAAAGGATTTTCTCCAATCAATCAATCAGATCTTTACTTAATTCCAGACTATTCTACGTTTGCAGTATTACCTTGGACTGTTGAAGAAGGATATTCAGAAGCACGTTTCCTTTGTTCGGCAGCTAATCCAGACGGAACTCCTTTTGAAGGCGATACTCGAAACGTATTAAAAAAGACTGTTGAACGTGCAGCAGATAAAGGATATACAATTTCTGTAGGTCCTGAATTAGAATTCTTTTTATTCAAAACGGATGAAAATGGAAATCCAACAATTGAATTAAGTGATAATGGTGGATATTTCGAACCATCACCTAAAGATCTTGGTGAGCGTGTTCGTTTAGAGATCTACCGAGCTTTGAAAGCAATGGGCTTCACAATTGAAGCATCACATCATGAGGTGGCAGAAGGACAACATGAAATTAACTTTAAGTATGCAGATGCACTCGGTGCGGCAGACTTAGCGACTACTTACAAATGGGTTGTAAAAACAATCGCTCAAAAATTTGGATTACATGCATCGTTTATGCCAAAACCTGTTTTTGGAATTAATGGTTCAGGTATGCATGTTAATATGTCATTTTTCAAAGATGGTGAAAATGCATTCTATGATCCGACAGATGAACTACAATTATCAGAAGAAGCTTACAAATTCATTGCTGGATTAGTAGAAAACGTAAAAAGTTTTGCGGCTATTACAAATCCACTAGTAAACTCTTATAAACGTTTAGTTCCGGGATATGAAGCACCATGTTATATTGCTTGGTCGGCTTCTAACCGTTCTGCATTAATTCGTATTCCAGCTAAAAAGGGTATGGCAACTCGTGTTGAACTACGTTGTCCAGATCCATCAGCAAATCCATACTTAACTTTTGCTGTCATTGCTGCTGCGGGACTTGACGGAATTGAAAAAGATCTACAAGTTACAGCTTCAATTAATGAAGATATTTTCCATATGACGGAAGAGCGTCGAGCTGAATTAGGAATTGAAAATCTTCCAGGAAGCTTAGAAGATGCTGTTAAAGAATTAGTAAATGGTGAAATTGGTCTTAAAACACTTGGGCAACATGTGTTCGGTGAGTATGTTGCAGCTAAGAAATCAGAGTGGGACAGCTACCGTACTGCTGTACACACTTGGGAACTAACAAACTATCAAGCTAAATTTTAA
- a CDS encoding NUDIX hydrolase: MSNKEALESYDQTPFRTPDGYTSDIAVFTILSSKVGEFKPPHMTLMLMLIKRSFYNAEGQVNIEAGKWALPGGFVQPDESGFDAAKRELEEETNVNCIHLKHFGVYDKPGRDPRGWIITNAHYAIVPEHELSRRKANDDAEDVKLFSVEEVLNLDLAFDHQEIIEDAIAVIKHDLLHTTVAKNFLQKQFTYSELQAVLKTVTNDPAVLSEQAFSRKIKTLPFIEEVSGQKTQRTSKTPTQLYRFADDINIVRPIYTARY; encoded by the coding sequence ATGTCTAATAAAGAAGCTTTAGAAAGTTATGATCAAACACCATTCCGCACACCTGATGGGTACACTTCTGACATTGCTGTTTTTACCATACTTTCATCAAAGGTTGGTGAATTTAAACCACCGCATATGACATTAATGCTTATGCTAATAAAAAGATCTTTCTATAATGCAGAAGGTCAAGTTAACATTGAAGCCGGAAAATGGGCATTACCAGGTGGATTTGTACAGCCGGATGAATCAGGATTTGATGCAGCCAAGCGTGAGCTAGAAGAAGAAACAAATGTAAACTGCATTCATCTAAAGCACTTTGGGGTATATGATAAACCAGGTAGAGACCCCCGTGGATGGATTATTACGAATGCACACTATGCCATCGTACCTGAACACGAATTATCAAGACGTAAAGCAAATGATGATGCAGAAGATGTCAAATTATTTTCCGTTGAAGAAGTTTTAAACCTTGATTTAGCATTTGATCATCAAGAAATTATTGAAGACGCAATCGCCGTTATTAAACATGATTTACTGCACACAACTGTTGCAAAAAACTTTTTACAGAAACAATTTACGTATTCAGAATTACAAGCAGTATTAAAAACTGTTACAAATGATCCTGCTGTTTTAAGTGAACAAGCATTTTCTAGAAAAATCAAAACTCTTCCCTTTATTGAGGAAGTTTCAGGGCAAAAAACGCAGCGAACTTCTAAGACCCCTACCCAATTATATCGATTTGCTGATGATATAAATATTGTTAGACCGATTTATACCGCAAGATATTAA
- the nadE gene encoding ammonia-dependent NAD(+) synthetase, producing the protein MNLQKQIMSELHVKETIEPKEEIKARITFLKDYLRKTGAKGFVLGISGGQDSSLAGRLAQLAVEDLRTEGYDAKFIAVRLPYGIQKDEDDAQLALSFIKPDKSIAFDILETVDSFTKSYKATTDDALSDFNKGNVKARVRMITQYAVGGQNGLLVIGTDHAAEAVTGFFTKYGDGGADLLPLTGLTKRQGKSLLKELDAPERLYLKIPTADLLDHTPLQADETELGITYDQLDDYLEGKKVEKEIADKIENRYLITQHKRQLPASMFDTWWK; encoded by the coding sequence ATGAATTTACAAAAACAAATTATGAGCGAATTGCATGTAAAAGAAACAATCGAACCAAAAGAAGAAATAAAAGCTCGAATTACATTTTTAAAAGATTACTTAAGAAAAACAGGTGCAAAGGGGTTTGTATTAGGGATTAGCGGCGGTCAAGACTCTTCCCTTGCCGGCCGTCTTGCACAACTTGCTGTAGAGGATTTACGTACAGAAGGTTATGATGCTAAATTTATCGCAGTTCGCCTTCCTTACGGGATTCAAAAAGATGAAGATGATGCACAATTAGCATTATCTTTCATTAAACCTGATAAAAGCATTGCATTTGATATATTGGAAACTGTTGATTCTTTCACTAAAAGCTATAAAGCAACGACTGACGATGCCCTCTCAGACTTTAATAAAGGGAATGTAAAAGCGAGAGTTCGAATGATCACACAATATGCAGTTGGAGGTCAAAATGGACTCTTAGTTATTGGAACAGACCATGCAGCAGAAGCTGTTACAGGATTTTTCACAAAATATGGCGATGGTGGAGCTGACCTCCTTCCGCTGACAGGTTTAACAAAACGACAAGGAAAAAGCTTGCTCAAAGAATTAGATGCACCTGAGCGATTATATCTCAAGATACCGACAGCAGATTTACTTGATCATACTCCCCTACAAGCTGACGAAACTGAGCTGGGCATTACCTATGATCAATTAGATGACTACCTAGAAGGCAAGAAGGTTGAGAAAGAAATTGCTGATAAAATTGAAAATCGCTATTTAATTACTCAACATAAACGTCAACTTCCAGCTTCTATGTTCGATACTTGGTGGAAATAA
- the nadD gene encoding nicotinate (nicotinamide) nucleotide adenylyltransferase — translation MGKIGIYGSSFDPITNVHLWTANTILNRCKLDRVIFLPCSSKRRDKKMQIEDVHRLNMLHFAIENNEKFIADDYEMNQNAWNISTYETLKYFKSKYKHDTIYFIMGADLLIDIGNGKWGNSDLLVKENKFIVMARNGINMLKAISTSPILRNNDDGETFHLIDKGLAMEISSSYIRDEFSLGGDPRYLLPEACYRYIKEQSLYI, via the coding sequence ATGGGGAAAATCGGAATTTACGGATCGTCCTTTGATCCAATTACAAATGTACACCTTTGGACTGCAAATACAATCCTGAACAGATGCAAACTTGATCGAGTTATTTTCTTACCTTGTTCAAGTAAGCGGAGAGATAAAAAAATGCAGATAGAAGATGTTCACCGACTTAATATGCTTCATTTTGCTATTGAGAACAATGAAAAGTTTATTGCTGATGATTACGAAATGAACCAAAATGCATGGAATATTTCGACTTACGAAACACTGAAATACTTTAAGAGCAAATATAAACATGATACGATCTATTTTATAATGGGTGCAGATTTATTAATTGATATCGGAAATGGTAAATGGGGTAATTCAGATCTTTTAGTAAAAGAAAATAAGTTCATTGTCATGGCGAGAAATGGAATTAACATGTTGAAAGCCATTAGTACTTCTCCGATTTTAAGAAATAATGATGATGGCGAAACATTTCATTTAATTGACAAGGGTCTTGCGATGGAAATAAGTTCCAGCTATATCAGAGACGAGTTTTCGTTAGGAGGAGACCCGCGATATCTATTACCTGAAGCGTGTTACAGATATATTAAAGAACAATCCTTATACATTTAG
- the metE gene encoding 5-methyltetrahydropteroyltriglutamate--homocysteine S-methyltransferase, whose product MKIKNSNIGYPRIGENREWKRVLELFWSDQINEEQFNNEMVKIRLSHLEKQQEKGIDLIPIGDFSYYDQVLDTAVMFGLIPERFKNEVQNVTLKTYFEIARGSKGKVAAEMTKWFNTNYHYIVPELEHAKPRLLENRILSLFQEAKEKLGINGKPVILGPITLLSLSKGYNEQQKAELLHSLIPLYLEVFNQLKDAGAKWIQIDEPILVKNVEKDLINEFKEVYTVFHEGLKDVNIILQTYFEKIEFYEEIIQLPVQGIGLDFVHDDGGNLEQIKKHGFPSDKVLFAGVIDGRNIWKANLVEKSTLLSTLTEFIDEERLFIQPSCSLLHVPVTVKNEHYLDTQVKNGLSFADEKLEEVVLLTNFVNKKISVTELDQHDHSIRSLKNSAHRNVKDVKEKLKNLKSFSATRIDAAERKELHENRWNLPILPTTTIGSFPQTKEVRSQRLKWRKGELSNDQYEEYIKKEIKKWIEIQEELGLDVLVHGEFERTDMVEFFGEKLEGVAITKFGWVQSYGSRCVKPPVIFGDVYCLENMTVKETVYAQSLTKKPVKGMLTGPVTIVNWSFVRDDISRVDVLNQVALAIRKEVEALEENGITMIQVDEAALREGLPLKEEKTEDYLNAAVYAFKLATSSVNDDTQIHTHMCYSNFDDIIHAIDALDADVISIETSRSHGELITSFEQHHYNKGIGLGVYDIHSPRVPTLEELSQNIKRALEVLDYRAFWVNPDCGLKTRGEVETVEAIKVMVKAAQIYREKLNTVSI is encoded by the coding sequence ATGAAAATAAAAAATTCAAATATAGGTTATCCAAGAATTGGTGAGAACCGCGAGTGGAAAAGGGTTTTAGAATTATTTTGGTCAGATCAAATAAATGAAGAACAGTTCAACAATGAAATGGTAAAAATACGCTTATCACATCTTGAAAAACAACAAGAAAAAGGAATCGATCTCATTCCAATTGGGGATTTTAGCTACTATGATCAAGTATTAGATACTGCCGTTATGTTTGGTTTAATACCTGAGCGATTTAAAAATGAAGTGCAAAACGTAACACTAAAAACATATTTTGAGATTGCAAGAGGCAGCAAAGGTAAAGTGGCTGCAGAAATGACGAAGTGGTTTAATACGAACTATCATTATATTGTACCTGAGCTAGAGCACGCAAAACCTAGATTACTAGAAAATCGTATATTATCATTATTTCAAGAAGCAAAAGAAAAGTTAGGTATTAATGGAAAACCAGTTATTCTTGGTCCAATTACCTTATTATCTTTATCTAAAGGATATAATGAGCAACAAAAAGCGGAGTTATTACATTCGTTAATTCCGTTGTATCTTGAGGTATTTAATCAGCTTAAGGATGCTGGGGCAAAATGGATTCAAATTGATGAACCTATTTTAGTTAAGAATGTTGAGAAAGATTTAATCAATGAGTTTAAAGAAGTTTACACTGTTTTTCATGAAGGTCTAAAGGATGTAAATATTATCCTTCAAACCTATTTTGAAAAAATTGAATTTTATGAGGAAATTATTCAATTACCTGTGCAAGGTATCGGTCTTGATTTTGTACATGATGACGGGGGCAATCTCGAACAAATCAAGAAACATGGATTCCCAAGTGATAAAGTCTTGTTTGCAGGTGTCATTGACGGTCGTAATATTTGGAAAGCTAATCTGGTGGAAAAATCAACATTACTTTCAACTCTTACGGAATTCATTGATGAAGAACGTCTATTTATTCAACCATCATGTAGCCTGCTACATGTTCCAGTAACTGTAAAAAATGAGCACTACTTAGACACTCAAGTGAAAAATGGACTCTCATTTGCAGATGAAAAATTAGAAGAAGTTGTACTGTTAACAAATTTTGTAAATAAAAAAATATCTGTTACTGAACTGGATCAGCATGATCATTCCATACGTTCTCTAAAAAATTCTGCCCATCGAAACGTAAAAGATGTAAAAGAAAAATTGAAAAATCTTAAAAGCTTTTCTGCAACACGTATTGATGCTGCTGAAAGAAAAGAATTACATGAAAATCGCTGGAATTTACCTATCCTGCCTACGACAACGATCGGAAGTTTTCCGCAAACAAAGGAAGTTCGCAGCCAGAGGTTAAAATGGAGAAAAGGTGAATTATCTAATGATCAATATGAAGAATATATTAAAAAAGAAATAAAAAAATGGATCGAAATACAAGAAGAACTTGGATTAGATGTCTTAGTTCATGGTGAGTTTGAGCGAACAGATATGGTAGAGTTTTTTGGAGAGAAATTAGAAGGAGTTGCCATCACCAAATTTGGCTGGGTTCAATCATATGGTTCACGATGTGTGAAACCACCTGTTATTTTTGGTGATGTGTATTGCTTAGAAAATATGACTGTTAAGGAAACCGTATATGCACAATCACTTACCAAAAAACCTGTAAAAGGAATGTTGACAGGTCCTGTTACCATCGTAAATTGGTCATTTGTGAGGGATGATATTAGCAGGGTTGATGTGTTAAACCAAGTAGCATTAGCAATACGAAAAGAAGTTGAAGCACTTGAGGAAAATGGAATTACTATGATTCAAGTTGATGAAGCAGCATTACGGGAAGGGTTGCCCTTAAAAGAAGAAAAGACAGAAGATTACTTAAATGCTGCTGTTTATGCGTTTAAATTAGCGACATCCTCTGTAAATGATGATACACAAATTCATACGCATATGTGTTATTCAAATTTTGATGATATCATTCATGCAATTGATGCACTTGATGCTGATGTTATATCCATTGAAACATCACGGAGTCATGGTGAATTAATTACATCTTTCGAACAACATCATTATAACAAAGGGATTGGTTTGGGCGTATACGATATTCATAGTCCGCGTGTTCCAACATTAGAGGAATTATCACAAAATATAAAACGAGCTCTTGAAGTCTTGGATTATCGTGCTTTTTGGGTTAACCCTGATTGTGGGTTAAAAACAAGAGGTGAAGTAGAGACAGTTGAGGCGATTAAAGTTATGGTTAAAGCTGCACAAATTTACCGTGAAAAACTTAATACAGTTTCTATATAG
- the katA gene encoding catalase KatA, giving the protein MTNNKLTTSWGAPVGDNQNSITAGGRGPTLIQDVHLLEKLAHFNRERVPERVVHAKGAGAHGYFEVTNDVTKYTKAALFSEVGKQTPLFVRFSTVAGELGSADTVRDPRGFSVKFYTEEGNYDIVGNNTPVFFIRDAIKFPDFIHTQKRDPQTHLKNPTAVWDFWSLSPESLHQVTILMSDRGIPATLRHMHGFGSHTFKWTNAEGDGVWIKYHFKTEQGVKNLSPEVAAQIAGENPDYHTEDLFNSIEKGDFPAWKLYVQIMPLEDANTYRFDPFDVTKVWSQKDYPLIEVGRMVLNRNPENYFAEVEQATFSPGTIVPGIDFSPDKMLQGRLFAYHDAHRYRVGANHQALPINRARNEVKNYQRDGQMRFDGNGGKSVYYEPNSFGGPTESPEDKQAAFPITGVAESVTYDHNDHYTQAGDLYRLMTEEQRAHLVSNIVGAMMPVTKEDIKLRQIAHFYKADPEYGTRIAEGLGLSVPEAVK; this is encoded by the coding sequence ATGACTAATAATAAACTTACTACAAGTTGGGGTGCTCCTGTAGGGGACAACCAAAATTCAATTACAGCAGGAGGGCGCGGCCCAACATTAATACAAGATGTACACCTTTTAGAGAAATTAGCACATTTTAATAGAGAACGTGTTCCAGAGCGTGTTGTTCATGCGAAAGGTGCTGGAGCTCACGGTTACTTTGAAGTAACAAATGATGTGACAAAATATACAAAAGCTGCACTTTTTTCTGAAGTAGGAAAGCAGACTCCTTTATTTGTTCGTTTTTCAACCGTAGCTGGTGAATTAGGATCAGCAGATACTGTTCGTGACCCACGCGGATTTTCAGTTAAATTTTATACAGAAGAAGGTAACTATGATATTGTAGGGAACAATACACCAGTATTCTTTATTCGAGATGCTATTAAATTTCCTGACTTTATTCATACACAAAAAAGAGATCCACAAACACACTTGAAAAATCCAACTGCTGTATGGGATTTCTGGTCATTATCTCCAGAGTCTTTACACCAGGTAACAATTCTAATGTCTGATCGTGGAATCCCAGCTACATTACGCCACATGCATGGTTTTGGGAGCCATACATTCAAATGGACAAATGCCGAGGGTGATGGTGTGTGGATCAAATATCACTTTAAAACAGAACAAGGTGTTAAAAACCTCAGTCCAGAAGTAGCTGCACAAATCGCAGGAGAAAATCCAGATTATCATACGGAAGATTTATTTAATTCAATTGAGAAAGGCGATTTCCCAGCATGGAAATTATATGTTCAAATTATGCCTTTAGAAGATGCAAACACATACCGTTTTGACCCATTTGATGTAACAAAAGTATGGTCACAAAAAGACTATCCATTAATTGAAGTTGGTCGTATGGTATTAAACAGAAATCCAGAAAACTACTTTGCAGAAGTAGAACAAGCGACATTCTCACCTGGTACAATTGTTCCTGGTATTGATTTTTCACCAGATAAAATGCTTCAAGGTCGTTTATTCGCATACCATGATGCACATCGATACCGTGTAGGTGCTAATCACCAAGCCCTTCCGATCAACCGTGCAAGAAATGAAGTAAAAAATTATCAACGTGATGGTCAAATGCGTTTTGATGGTAATGGTGGTAAGTCTGTATACTATGAACCTAATAGCTTTGGTGGTCCAACTGAATCACCTGAAGATAAACAAGCTGCATTTCCTATTACTGGGGTAGCTGAAAGTGTTACTTATGATCATAATGATCACTATACACAAGCTGGTGACCTATATCGTTTAATGACTGAGGAGCAACGTGCACATCTTGTCTCTAACATTGTTGGGGCTATGATGCCTGTAACAAAAGAGGATATTAAACTTCGTCAAATCGCTCATTTCTATAAAGCAGACCCGGAATATGGAACACGAATTGCTGAAGGATTAGGATTATCTGTTCCAGAAGCAGTAAAATAA
- a CDS encoding SRPBCC domain-containing protein — MKKLFVDKSIEINTPAEKIWEILTMPEYTTNWASEFSSGGPQFRLESEWKLGSSVLWKAQDGTVIVEGAVTSIEKNKLLRFTVFDVRSEERPKVTDEDGITFQLIGNSTKTTLHILQGDFSVMKDGEKYRDLSAEIWDKVLPIVKELAEKGEK, encoded by the coding sequence ATGAAAAAGCTTTTTGTTGATAAATCAATTGAAATAAATACACCTGCAGAAAAGATTTGGGAAATTCTCACCATGCCTGAATATACAACAAATTGGGCGAGTGAATTTTCAAGTGGAGGCCCTCAGTTCCGTTTAGAGTCTGAATGGAAACTAGGCAGTTCTGTTCTATGGAAAGCGCAGGATGGCACAGTTATTGTAGAAGGAGCTGTAACATCTATTGAAAAAAATAAACTTCTTCGTTTTACTGTTTTTGATGTAAGAAGTGAGGAGAGACCAAAGGTTACTGATGAAGATGGGATTACCTTTCAATTAATTGGAAATTCAACTAAAACGACACTACATATATTACAGGGAGATTTTTCTGTCATGAAAGATGGAGAGAAGTACCGTGATTTAAGTGCAGAAATTTGGGACAAAGTCTTACCGATTGTAAAAGAGCTGGCAGAAAAGGGAGAAAAATAG